The Vitis riparia cultivar Riparia Gloire de Montpellier isolate 1030 chromosome 10, EGFV_Vit.rip_1.0, whole genome shotgun sequence genome includes a region encoding these proteins:
- the LOC117923776 gene encoding cysteine-rich repeat secretory protein 38-like, which yields MEACHLTVMSLVLVSIVMLLFGHCHADTNMSAGTECSEADNSTLENSFQTNLNNLLDSLSSNVPLNNGFYRATMGKSSHKIYGLVQCRGDVSARDCANCTKESVAVALHQCSKSKQVGVWFTWCFLRYSDENFFGVVEPSFAAIDYGADFDDPVVVSKGLAFMGGLISGAPKQRLMFQMAVLDVGESGNRYGMAQCTRDISRTDCSKCLDAQLGGLGSTLSNKRGWEIYGKSCSMWYHDYQFYTNISTTTASEGNRRSLHGGVMTGILTFTILAFLMIL from the exons ATGGAGGCATGCCATTTGACAGTGATGAGTTTGGTTCTGGTATCAATTGTGATGTTGTTATTTGGCCATTGCCATGCTGATACCAATATGAGTGCTGGGACTGAGTGCTCAGAAGCAGATAATTCAACACTTGAGAACTCATTCCAGACCAATCTAAACAATCTTCTGGATTCACTTTCATCAAATGTGCCTCTCAACAATGGCTTCTACAGAGCCACAATGGGTAAAAGTTCCCACAAGATTTATGGCCTGGTGCAATGTAGAGGTGATGTTTCAGCCAGAGATTGTGCTAACTGCACCAAGGAGTCTGTTGCGGTAGCCTTGCATCAATGCTCAAAGAGCAAGCAAGTTGGGGTTTGGTTCACATGGTGTTTCCTGCGATATTCGGATGAGAATTTCTTTGGTGTTGTGGAACCAAGTTTTGCAGCCATTGACTATGGGGCTGATTTTGATGATCCAGTTGTGGTTTCAAAAGGACTTGCATTCATGGGTGGGCTAATATCTGGAGCTCCAAAGCAGCGGCTGATGTTCCAGATGGCGGTGTTGGATGTTGGAGAAAGTGGGAACAGGTATGGCATGGCTCAATGCACCAGAGATATTAGCAGGACTGACTGCagcaagtgcttggatgctcagtTGGGTGGTCTAGGATCGACACTTTCAAATAAAAGAGGATGGGAGATTTATGGGAAGAGTTGCAGCATGTGGTACCATGACTACCAGTTCTATACCAACATCTCCACGACAACTGCAAGTGAAG GAAATAGAAGATCGTTACATGGTGGAGTCATGACTGGCATACTCACATTTACAATCTTAGCCTTTCTAATGATTCTGTAG